In Buchananella sp. 14KM1171, the genomic stretch CTGGGCCCCGCCGCGCTCCTAGTGCTGCGGGTCCAGTCCGGTGCCGACGGGCTCACTAGCGCCCAACTGGGCGAGCAGCTGCGCACCGGCGTCAAGCGCGCCAAGCGGAAACTGGCGGCCCGGCAGGGCGAGGGGGAGGCCGGTGGGACGTCGGCCACCCAAACCGTCACCGCCAACCAGCCCACCACCCCGGGCGGCCAGGAGGAGCAATGAAACGCATCCTGTTGGGGATGATCGCCTTCTATCAGGACAAGATCAGCGCCGGGCGACCGCGCACCTGCCGGTACTACCCCACCTGTTCGGCCTACGCCGCCGGCGCGGTCAAGCAGCACGGAGTGGGCAAGGGAATCCTGCTCACCACCTGGCGCCTGCTGCGCTGCTGGCCCTGGAGCCCCGGCGGCGTGGACATGGTCCCACTACCCGGACGGTGGCGCTCAACCGATGCGCAGAACCGGACGCTGCCTGACGGCACAAAGATTGACCTCTAAAGCGCTGTGACCAGGCCCCCTCGGCTGCGCAAGCAGGCCGGCGGGGGCGCACGGTAGATTTAGGACGTTGCGGGCACTGACGTGCCATTCCCAGAGGAGCCTGTGTTGGACACCATTCTGAAGCCCATCATGTACGTGGTCGCCTGGATCATGGTGAAGCTGCATGACCTTTTCGCCATCGTCCTCGGGGACGCCTCCTCGTGGGCGTGGGTGCTGGCCATCGTCGGCCTCACCGTGGTGGTGCGCATCGCCCTCATCCCGCTGTTCTTCCGCCAAATCAAGGCCTCGCGCGGCATGCAGATCATGCAGCCGGAGCTGAAGAAGCTGCAGGAGAAGTACAAGGGCCGCAAGGACCCCGCCTCCAAGCAGGCCATGCAGCAGGAGATGATGGCCCTCTACAAGAAGCACGGCACCAA encodes the following:
- the yidD gene encoding membrane protein insertion efficiency factor YidD: MKRILLGMIAFYQDKISAGRPRTCRYYPTCSAYAAGAVKQHGVGKGILLTTWRLLRCWPWSPGGVDMVPLPGRWRSTDAQNRTLPDGTKIDL